The Halopiger aswanensis region ATGCGCCCCCATCGTTCGGTCTGTGAGTAGAGCCTCTTCAGGAGGTAGAAGAGGTGCTTTTCAAAATAGCTGTCATTAGAGGGGTCGTAGATCTCCTCCAATTCGTCCTTGTTTTCGTGCATCGGCCCCAGTTCATCGACGAGCCCGTAGTATTCGCCTGTCTCTTCGTGGGCCTCGCTTGCCTTACTGATGAGCCGATCTTTGACACCGACAATGGCATTGTGGAGGGCATTCCCGATGAGTGCGTCGAGACTGTCTGCTGTGATAATGTCGTAGAGGGGAAGTCGACCATACCCCTCGTCATCTGCAGAGGCAGATTGTCCATAAGTTACGTAGACACACTGCAGGAGATAGTCGTTAACAGTACCCGGACGTGGATGGTTGCCGTGAGGTACCACATCGACCTCTTGATACGAGCTCGTCGTTCTCCGCCCTTCCGAATCAGTTAACGAAAACGAAGTCTCGACGATCTTTCGATCGCCCATCTTCCGATCTCCGACATTCCAGCCGGAGAAATCCCGTTTCGGGTGCGTTGGTGAGATCTCGTCCAGTCGGTTCTGGATGTACGTGGCGACACTCGTTTCGTTGACCTCGACCACGGTCTCCTCAACAGATTCCGAGAAGTCTTCTGCTCCGCACTCCTCACACTCTGACTCCGAAGCAGGGTTCTTCTCCGAACACTGTGAGCAAGTCTTGAATTCCTCGACTTCTGTACCAATAAGCGCGTTACCAGTTGTATCTACGTTGCCCTCTAGTACATCCTGAACCTCATCACTCAACTCCTCGTAGTAATTTTCGTACGCAGTTCCCCGTTCGGCGAGGATTCGATTGAACAGGTACTCCTCGTCTTGCGACCCATACTCGTAGATTTTCTCGAATTCGATACCCGTTACTGCAGTGAAACCCTGCTTGAACCGACTTCGCTGTTCGTCCAGTTTGTGATTCGTCTTGAGTTCGAACTCGACTCCGTCGACACCATGAGTGAGTTCAACACGGAACTTCCCACCGTGGCGGATGTCTTTGAGATATAACTTATTGACTTCGGAAATCCCATCGAAAGAAACGAGATTTTCGTTCCGCAACGAGTGGATGTCTCTGTAGATAGATCGTTCATTCTTCACCCGTAATCTGGAGTTCTCGGGGAGTTCAGATTCTGCAAAGTCAACCCCAACCACACGGAACTCCTCATTATCTTCGACGAGGAGGTTCTCTACCTTCCCAACGATTGGTTCTTCTGCTGGTTCTGGTTGCTGCTCTTGGAGATTGTCGTCTGAGCGTAACCGCGTCACGACTTTCTTCCGATCCGACTGTCGACCTCGAACCTCGAACGACTCTTCGTATTTCCGAACTACGACTGGTTTCGTCTGTAGATACCGGCGGGCAACGATTTCACCGTCATCTACCTCTTTACCGATCGTAGGCTGCCCCGGCCACAGAAGGTCGAACTCATCGTTGATCGTCTCTTGTACGAGGTTCTCTTCGTCATCAACTAAATCGAGTTCTGTTGGATCGTCATCGTCGCTCTCGAATACTTCACCTTCCTGATTCTGAATCCAGATATATTCCACATATACTTCGTTCAACAATCTTCTTGCGTCATCATCGTCGGCCGTTAAGACTCTCTGTTTGAATTCGTTGACGGAGCCGTATTTATCCTCGATGACACGTTTCTTTCGCCGGATAAAGACCTCGAGAAGCGCCCCTCCGAAAGATTCTGGCCCCTCCGAGTCTTCTGAATCTTCCTCGTCTGTATCTGTCTCGCTCTGGGAATCTTCTCCCAAAGTTGAATCGTCTTCGTCCTCTTCGGTCTGAACTAATCTCCGTGCTTCTTCGTAATCAACGTCAATTTTGTACCAAAATTCAGGGTCATCGAATACTGTCGGAATTGTAACCTGTTGGGGCATGAGAACCAGTTATTACCACCTTTCAACATGCCAGTTTCAAATAGATATTGGCTAGTGCACTTGTTCCCTCAGAGCGTAGCAGCAAAGTTAAGAAACTGATGTACGTCGCATCCATTTACAGATCGAACAACACATTCGCCTTTCTCTAATCACTCATGCAAGCAACTCAGACCCTACCCGACGCCGCGAAAGAGACTATCCAAAGAGAGTTCGACCGGGCCGAGTCGTCAGACCCGATCGTCCTCTGGTGGGACGACGGGAACTACCTCGAAGACATCATCCAGCAGGCCTGTGATGAACTTGGCATTCACCTGAAGGTCGCCGAGGAGACGCCGCTGGAACTCCGTGCAAATCCAGTCGATGGCGAACAGGTCTGGTACGTCCCACACGTCAAGGAGCCCGGAGACGTCGAGGGCGACTACGACTGGTTCCGCGACGTTGAGCACACGGGCGGCGAGGTCAAGATGAGTATCGAAGACCTCACCGTCCACGCGTTCGAGCGCGGCCAACTCGATGCGTGGGAACTGAAAACCGCGACTCAGGCGGACGATCCCGCAAAGCGTCGCGAGATTGCGCGGATTCTCCACGACCAGCTCACTGGCGGACAGCTCCCGACGCTCGAACAACTCCGCACGCAGATCGTCACCGGTGGCTACACCGATCCGGTCGCGTTCGTGCTGGAGAACGGCTGGGGCGACATCGACGACAGCCCCGACACTATCGAGCAGATGCAGGACTTGCTGACCAGCGAGGGCGTCGATGCGGTCGCCAGCGAGGACGAACCGGTCGGGATCGTCACGGTGACGCGTCGATGGGCCGTCGCTGAGTGGCTGATCCACGCCGGTGCCGACGCCAAACGCTTCCCGAGGGAGTTCCGCGCTGAGACGGCCGGCGATCACGACCTCCCCGAGCTCAAGTCGCTGTTGAACAACACCACCTCGGCCAGTCTCCTCGCCGATCGTTACCTCGGCGAGATGATCTGGCCCGACGTCGTTGCGGATGTGGACGACCCGTGGGAACTCGCGGACTGTATCGTCGACGCTGCGCTCGAGCGTCGCCTCTGGGAGGAGTGGCACGCGTCCTTCGACGCCGGCGACTACGTGACGTGTCTCGAGCGCGCCGAGGAGCGGTACGACGCCCTTCTCGGGAGCGAGGACTTCCGCGGCACCTACCGGGGAGCCTACGGCCCGGATAGCCCGTGGACGCGGACATGGGAGCAGGCTTCGGAGATCGCCCGCCTCGCGCACCAGCTCGAGACGTGGGACGAGAGTGCGCCTGACGACGTCATCTCGCTGTACGCCGACCCCGACGACGGCACGTGGCAGATCGACAACGCGGTGCTCAACCTCGTCGTCGCCGGCGAACCTGAGTCCGACCTCCCCGACGATCATCCCGCGACCGCCGCGCTCGACGACCTCCGTACCCAGCTCCAGTCGGAATACGTCGAGTACCTCGAAGACCTCGGTGATCTCGTCACCGAGACCGTCGAGGCTGGCGCTCCGTTCGTCGACGAGGATCACTCCTACCAGTTCTTCACCAAGGAGTCCGATGGCCTCGAAAGCGGCCAGACGGTCGCGTTATTCGTCATCGACGCCCTTCGGCTCGACCTCGCCCGCCGGCTCGCAGACGAGTTGCGTGATTATGTGGCGACGCTACCGTCCGACGCCCCCGAGTTCGCCGTCGATGAAGACGTCTGGCTCGGGACGCTTCCCTCGGAGACTGAGTTCGGGAAGGCTGCGCTCACGCCGGGAGAGATCCAGATGTTCGACGTCTCGCTGGTCGACGGCGAGTTACAGCCCCTCCGAAACAACCGTCGCGTGACGACCAATCGCCGCGAGTCGCTGTTGGGCGGCGACGGCTGGACGGTCACTCGCGAGGAGGACGACGGCTGGCAGTCGACGCGTGTCGCCTACTTCAAGAACGACATCGACGACATCGGCGAGAAGGAACTCAGCGACCTCGAGGCGATGCTGGCTCGACGCGTCGACTCGCTCGCGGAGTTCATCGGAACGAAACTCGAACAGGGGGAGTGGGATCAGGCCTACGTGCTGACCGACCACGGGTTCGTCCTCCTCCCGGACAATGCGTCGCCGGAGAAGATTTCGCGGCCGACGGAAGCGTCCGACTCCGGGCGCCGATGGATCGCCGGGAAGGATGTGGACGAGGATTCGCCCGGCGTACTACTCGACTCCAGCTCCCGACTGGGGTACCTCGACGCCAACGTCAGCGTCCTTGCGAGCCCACTCAAGCGGTTCAGAAAGCAGGGGCTCGGTGACGCGCGGTTCTACCACGGCGGACTGCTCCCACAGGAGTTCGTACTCGACTTCATCAGCATCACGCAAGGGTAACACCGCTAGCGCCGATAATCAGTACGCACTCAGTCCTCACGGACATTCTCTGTGGCCTCGGTGACGATCTCGGCGACGACATCCGCGAGAGATTGATGCTCCGCGAATGCTGTTGCGAGCGTCTCAAAGTACTAACTGTCAGCCGATGGCGTTGATGCACTACGGTTGGTCTCACTGGGAACTGCCGACCGCGACCCACCAACATTCAAGACGGCGTCAACCGTTGCAATCACTATCAGTTAATGACGGGGTCTCCACAATTTTCTCCCGGCCAGCGGGTGATTCTCAACGATACTCCTGCAGAGGTCATCCGGACTCGGACTGTCGGTGACATCGAGTACCTACGAGCCTATATTGAAGGGGAGGGTGCCAAAACCGTTTGTCTGGATGACGTCGAGATTCAGCCCTCTCAGAGTGGAATCGAGAGGATTTCCGATCACCAACTCGACGCCCTTCATCCTGATCACGATACGGTCTCGGCGCAGTGGTTCGACCTCCACACACAGGCGACGAAACTCAAGCTCGCCCACGAGCAGGGACAGCTCCTGAGCATCTCGAACTCGCTCGTTCGACTCGAGCCCTACCAGCTCGACGCCGTGAACTGGGTGATGCAGAAACTCCGACAGCGGGCGCTCATCGGCGACGACGTCGGGCTCGGGAAAACGATAGAGGCTGGGCTCATCCTCAAGGAACTCTCCGCCCGAAATCGCGCCGACCGTGTCCTGTTCGTCGTTCCCGCGCACCTGCAGAAGAAGTGGATCCGGGATATGGATCGCTTCTTCGACGTCGATCTCACCGTCGCAGACCGGGCCTGGGTCGAAGGTGAGCGGCGCCGGCTCGGCGAGGAGGCCAACATCTGGAACCAGGATCAGCAACAGCTCGTCACCAGCATGGCGTTCCTGCGACAGGACGAGTTCCGGCCTGCACTCCGGGACGCGTTCTGGGACGTCGTCGTGGTCGACGAGGCACACAAGGCCGCAAAGCGGGGGGACTCGCCGAGCAAGACGGCAAACATGGTTGATACCGTCACGGGAAACTCCGACTCGCTGCTGCTTCTCAGTGCGACGCCCCACGACGGGAAAGGCGAGGCGTTCCGCTCACTCGTCGAGTACATCGACCCGTTCCTCGTCGCCGAGAACCGAGAACTCTCACAGGAAACAGTCGATCGCGTGATGATCCGTCGCGGCAAGACCGACATCTACGACGAGGATGGTGAACGCGTCTTCCCAGACCGGGAGGTCAATTCGGTCTCGGTCTCAATGACGCACGACGAGCGTCAGTTCTACCGGGCGGTCACCGACTACGTCAAAAACGTCTACAACCGCTCGGAGAAGTTGAACGAACCCGCGGTCGGGTTTGCGATGGCACTCATGCAGAAACGGCTGGTGAGCAGCGTCGGCGCGATTCACGCGACGCTTCGTCGACGACTGGACGACCTCCTCGACGAAGAAGCGGAAACTGAAGGCCTTTCTGAGGAAGCGCGAGCCTACCTCGATGGCGAGGATCTAGACGAGGACGATAAGGAACGCGCGGAAGACGAGATCGCCGGTCTGACAGTCACCAGCACCGACGAACAGCTCCAAGAAGAGATCGACACACTCCGCGACCTCGTCTCGCTGGCGGAGGACTTACCGGTCGACTCCAAAGCACAGAAGGTCAGGCGATTTATCTCCCAACTCCTCGAGGAACAACCGGACGAGAAACTCCTGTTGTTTACCGAGTACCGAGACACGCTCGACTACCTCCTCGAGTTCGTACAAGATGAGCCGTGGGCCGACGAGATTCTCGTGATTCACGGCGACGTGGACAAGGAGGAACGAGCACGGATCGAAGACGAGTTCAATCACGGCCAGTCGCGACTCCTGTTCGCGACCGATGCAGCGAGCGAGGGGATCGACCTTCAGCACAGTTGCCACATTATGGCCAACTATGAGCTCCCATGGAACCCAAACCGGCTCGAGCAGCGGATCGGGCGCATCCATCGCTACGGACAGGAAGAGGAGGTCAAGGTCTGGAACTTCCTCTTCGACGATACCCGCGAGAGCGAGATCTTCGAGATGCTCCAAACCAAGGTCGAAGAGATTCGCTCCCAGCTCGGAAACACGGCGGACGTACTCGGCATCCTCGACGACATCGACGTGGACTCGCTCATCATGGAGTCCATCGAGAACGACGAACCGCCGAGTGCAACCAAAGAGGAACTTGAAGAGATGATCGAGGAGCGTCAGCGGACACTCGAGGAGTGGTACGAGCGGAGCCTCGTCGATACCAGCACATTCGACGCGGAGAGCCGCCGGCAGATTCAGGAGGTTGTCGACGAGTCAGAGGACGTCTACGGAAGCGAGGGGGACATTCGCGAGTTCTTTGAGCGAGCAGTCGAGGCCTTCGGGGGCGAATTCGAGAAGCGCGGCACCAACCTCTATCAAGCCGAATTGCCGGATGGAATCAATCAGCCCGGCCAAGACACGACATTCGGTCCGTTCACGTTCGACCGAGACTTCGCGATGGATCACGAGGACATCACCTATCTCGCTCCGGACACAGACGTCCTACAACGGCTTATGGCACGCGTGTTGGAGGACGAGCGCGGTGAGGTCGGACTCAAACTGCTTCCGTTCATCGACACGCCGGGAATCACCTACAACTATCGCGTGGCGTTCGAGGACGGTACTAGCGATGTGATTCGCGAGGAGACCATCCCCGTCTTCGTGGATGCTGCGCAAGAGGACGCTCAACAGGCGCTTGGTGAACGTGTTGTCGAGGGTGACTCGGTGACAGCAAAGCCCGACGTCGACGACCTTCGGACAGTACTCGACGCTCAAACCGACTTACGGACGGCTGCCGATCGCTATGTGAGCGTGCGGGTCAACGAGATCAAGAACCACCTTCAAGAGAAGCGCCACGAGGAGACCGCTCGGGAGCTAGAGAATCTCGACGAATACGCACAAGCGGAACGGGAACGGATCGAGGCGTTCATCGAGGAATACGAGCGCAAGGCGGACACTGGCTCGGATATGGACATCGCGATTCGTGGTCAACAAGAGCGTCTCGAGCAGCTTGAAGACAGAATCGAAACACGTCGCGAAGAACTCCGGCGTCGAGAGCAGATCATCTCCCTAGCGCCAGAGGTCGAGAACTACTGTCTCACGCTCCCCCTTTGAGT contains the following coding sequences:
- the pglZ gene encoding BREX-5 system phosphatase PglZ — protein: MQATQTLPDAAKETIQREFDRAESSDPIVLWWDDGNYLEDIIQQACDELGIHLKVAEETPLELRANPVDGEQVWYVPHVKEPGDVEGDYDWFRDVEHTGGEVKMSIEDLTVHAFERGQLDAWELKTATQADDPAKRREIARILHDQLTGGQLPTLEQLRTQIVTGGYTDPVAFVLENGWGDIDDSPDTIEQMQDLLTSEGVDAVASEDEPVGIVTVTRRWAVAEWLIHAGADAKRFPREFRAETAGDHDLPELKSLLNNTTSASLLADRYLGEMIWPDVVADVDDPWELADCIVDAALERRLWEEWHASFDAGDYVTCLERAEERYDALLGSEDFRGTYRGAYGPDSPWTRTWEQASEIARLAHQLETWDESAPDDVISLYADPDDGTWQIDNAVLNLVVAGEPESDLPDDHPATAALDDLRTQLQSEYVEYLEDLGDLVTETVEAGAPFVDEDHSYQFFTKESDGLESGQTVALFVIDALRLDLARRLADELRDYVATLPSDAPEFAVDEDVWLGTLPSETEFGKAALTPGEIQMFDVSLVDGELQPLRNNRRVTTNRRESLLGGDGWTVTREEDDGWQSTRVAYFKNDIDDIGEKELSDLEAMLARRVDSLAEFIGTKLEQGEWDQAYVLTDHGFVLLPDNASPEKISRPTEASDSGRRWIAGKDVDEDSPGVLLDSSSRLGYLDANVSVLASPLKRFRKQGLGDARFYHGGLLPQEFVLDFISITQG
- a CDS encoding helicase-related protein; its protein translation is MTGSPQFSPGQRVILNDTPAEVIRTRTVGDIEYLRAYIEGEGAKTVCLDDVEIQPSQSGIERISDHQLDALHPDHDTVSAQWFDLHTQATKLKLAHEQGQLLSISNSLVRLEPYQLDAVNWVMQKLRQRALIGDDVGLGKTIEAGLILKELSARNRADRVLFVVPAHLQKKWIRDMDRFFDVDLTVADRAWVEGERRRLGEEANIWNQDQQQLVTSMAFLRQDEFRPALRDAFWDVVVVDEAHKAAKRGDSPSKTANMVDTVTGNSDSLLLLSATPHDGKGEAFRSLVEYIDPFLVAENRELSQETVDRVMIRRGKTDIYDEDGERVFPDREVNSVSVSMTHDERQFYRAVTDYVKNVYNRSEKLNEPAVGFAMALMQKRLVSSVGAIHATLRRRLDDLLDEEAETEGLSEEARAYLDGEDLDEDDKERAEDEIAGLTVTSTDEQLQEEIDTLRDLVSLAEDLPVDSKAQKVRRFISQLLEEQPDEKLLLFTEYRDTLDYLLEFVQDEPWADEILVIHGDVDKEERARIEDEFNHGQSRLLFATDAASEGIDLQHSCHIMANYELPWNPNRLEQRIGRIHRYGQEEEVKVWNFLFDDTRESEIFEMLQTKVEEIRSQLGNTADVLGILDDIDVDSLIMESIENDEPPSATKEELEEMIEERQRTLEEWYERSLVDTSTFDAESRRQIQEVVDESEDVYGSEGDIREFFERAVEAFGGEFEKRGTNLYQAELPDGINQPGQDTTFGPFTFDRDFAMDHEDITYLAPDTDVLQRLMARVLEDERGEVGLKLLPFIDTPGITYNYRVAFEDGTSDVIREETIPVFVDAAQEDAQQALGERVVEGDSVTAKPDVDDLRTVLDAQTDLRTAADRYVSVRVNEIKNHLQEKRHEETARELENLDEYAQAERERIEAFIEEYERKADTGSDMDIAIRGQQERLEQLEDRIETRREELRRREQIISLAPEVENYCLTLPL